A single region of the Myxococcales bacterium genome encodes:
- a CDS encoding MFS transporter, which yields MTHSLRRLLAPVRPLLGGTAVFTAGNSLLGIVLPLRMEAAGYPVALTGGVMSAYYLGLALGGFKVKRVILRIGHIRAFSAFSALTAATCLAYGFFFNPFAWVILRVINGFCIAGMSTAIESWLNERSSNETRGRVLGFYMLVLYLAIVLGQTLVNVAPVDGSDHLMIASGLIGLSLIPIAMTRLGEPNLGEIHVLGLRGLYAASQVGLIGAGVAGILVGSFYALAVVFARQIGLSVSEAAMLMSFVVLGGLGFQVPVGMLADRYDRRIVMSCILIAVGTSWGFLWNLIANGVALVALMVMALVFGGAISSVYPICVAQTFDRLERKHYVAASGRLLSIGATVGPLLASTLMSIYGPYSFFLFESAVAIAYAVFVLFRFRAEPCLPADKREKFVPLPDISPVAMALDPRTEPEMTTPEHVSA from the coding sequence ATGACTCATAGCCTGCGCAGGCTGCTGGCCCCCGTGAGACCCCTGCTTGGCGGCACGGCCGTTTTCACAGCCGGCAACAGCCTGTTGGGCATCGTGCTTCCGTTGCGCATGGAAGCGGCCGGCTATCCGGTGGCGCTGACCGGTGGAGTCATGTCGGCCTATTACCTGGGGCTTGCCCTCGGGGGGTTCAAAGTCAAACGCGTCATCCTCCGTATCGGACATATTCGCGCCTTCTCTGCTTTCTCGGCGCTTACCGCTGCAACCTGTCTTGCCTACGGCTTCTTCTTCAACCCGTTCGCATGGGTGATATTGCGGGTTATCAACGGGTTCTGCATCGCGGGCATGTCGACCGCGATCGAAAGCTGGCTGAACGAACGCAGCAGCAACGAGACCCGCGGGCGCGTCCTTGGCTTCTACATGCTGGTCCTCTATCTCGCGATTGTACTGGGCCAGACCCTGGTGAACGTCGCTCCGGTCGACGGGAGCGACCATCTGATGATCGCTTCGGGGCTGATCGGACTGTCGCTCATTCCCATCGCGATGACGCGCCTTGGCGAGCCGAATCTCGGCGAGATTCACGTCCTGGGGCTAAGAGGACTCTACGCGGCATCACAGGTCGGCCTGATCGGCGCGGGCGTGGCGGGAATACTGGTTGGGTCCTTCTACGCCCTGGCCGTCGTCTTCGCGCGGCAGATCGGATTGAGTGTATCCGAAGCCGCAATGCTCATGAGCTTCGTGGTGCTCGGCGGTCTCGGATTTCAGGTACCCGTCGGCATGCTGGCGGACAGGTATGACCGACGAATCGTTATGTCCTGCATTCTGATCGCGGTCGGGACGTCATGGGGCTTTCTGTGGAACTTGATTGCAAACGGGGTGGCGCTAGTGGCGCTCATGGTCATGGCACTGGTGTTCGGCGGGGCGATCAGTAGCGTCTACCCGATTTGTGTCGCCCAGACCTTCGACCGCCTGGAGCGAAAACATTATGTCGCCGCTTCTGGGCGATTGCTCTCGATCGGCGCCACGGTAGGCCCGTTGCTCGCGTCGACCCTCATGTCGATCTATGGCCCCTATTCCTTCTTTCTTTTCGAATCCGCCGTGGCGATTGCTTATGCCGTGTTCGTTCTTTTCAGGTTCAGGGCGGAGCCATGCCTTCCGGCAGACAAACGCGAGAAGTTCGTGCCGCTTCCCGACATTTCGCCGGTTGCAATGGCGCTAGACCCGCGCACCGAGCCGGAGATGACAACGCCGGAACACGTGAGCGCGTAG
- a CDS encoding tetratricopeptide repeat protein, producing MRTTLSGSSGSMGLAVWLWGAVIVGSAFLSVAKADDGATDEERRQAAGAAYDRGSKAYLAGDFERAARFYETAFRLAPAAPALIQAVRAYQQAGDDRRAGTVALALQETYGVEQMAEHTTQALEKARSENMRVDVVCEGCQLEIDGEREGFPSVFLEPRTAHTVNAVFETGTRSESVSGEAGTQRVITFTAPREGEVVPQEHPASSEKPPASNEAASTETEGDTSTGLSPVFFWTGVGLTAVLTGITIWSALDTQSAADDYEKNPTQQGLDDGQGLELRTNLLLAASAALLVGTGAVGIFFTDWGGHEKQSTQAARNNGGFHAAATWIPGGAMATVRGRF from the coding sequence GTGAGAACGACGTTATCCGGATCTTCGGGAAGTATGGGTTTGGCTGTATGGCTTTGGGGCGCCGTGATTGTGGGCAGTGCGTTCTTGAGCGTGGCCAAGGCGGATGATGGCGCGACAGACGAGGAGCGGCGTCAAGCAGCGGGCGCTGCATATGACCGCGGAAGCAAGGCATATCTTGCGGGCGACTTCGAACGCGCGGCTCGGTTTTACGAGACGGCTTTTCGATTGGCTCCTGCAGCGCCGGCTTTGATTCAAGCTGTACGCGCATACCAGCAGGCGGGGGACGATCGACGGGCGGGCACCGTCGCGCTCGCGTTGCAAGAGACGTATGGGGTGGAGCAGATGGCAGAACATACCACGCAGGCTCTCGAAAAAGCGCGAAGCGAGAACATGCGCGTGGATGTGGTGTGCGAGGGCTGCCAACTTGAAATAGATGGCGAAAGGGAAGGGTTTCCCTCGGTGTTTCTGGAGCCTCGGACGGCCCACACAGTGAATGCGGTATTCGAGACAGGCACGCGTTCCGAGAGCGTGAGCGGGGAGGCAGGAACGCAGCGTGTGATCACTTTTACCGCCCCGCGCGAGGGGGAAGTGGTGCCCCAAGAACATCCCGCCTCTTCCGAGAAGCCACCTGCTTCAAATGAGGCTGCATCTACGGAGACGGAGGGCGATACCTCGACGGGCCTCTCCCCTGTGTTCTTTTGGACCGGTGTTGGGCTCACAGCGGTGCTGACGGGGATCACCATTTGGTCGGCGCTCGATACACAGTCGGCGGCGGATGATTATGAGAAGAACCCAACGCAGCAGGGACTGGACGATGGGCAAGGCTTGGAGCTCCGTACGAATCTCTTGCTGGCAGCCAGTGCTGCGTTATTGGTGGGTACGGGTGCAGTGGGGATCTTCTTCACCGACTGGGGCGGGCACGAAAAGCAGTCTACCCAGGCGGCGCGAAACAACGGCGGCTTTCACGCGGCGGCGACATGGATCCCGGGTGGTGCCATGGCAACGGTCAGGGGGCGCTTTTGA
- a CDS encoding MarC family NAAT transporter produces MVHFGTVVLATFVGILPIANPFSTAVVFLTITEGFSEERRQQQARMACVYMAGVLITFLLAGTLIMTFFGISIPGLRIAGGLIIARIGFAMLNAQPENAMSDELRDEAVRKDDVAFSPLAMPMLSGAGSIAVTIGMAAEAGGADETLAIIVGIGLVAFVSWLVLRASGRVVRVLGATGMNAMGRILGFLLVCTAIQFIVDGAHQLLSSPEFMAPIMDAIGA; encoded by the coding sequence ATCGTTCACTTTGGCACCGTCGTTCTAGCGACTTTCGTCGGCATTCTCCCCATAGCCAATCCCTTCAGCACGGCGGTGGTGTTTCTTACCATCACGGAAGGCTTCAGCGAGGAGCGGCGTCAACAGCAGGCACGAATGGCCTGCGTGTACATGGCCGGCGTTCTGATCACGTTCCTCCTGGCGGGCACTCTGATCATGACCTTCTTCGGGATCTCGATCCCAGGGCTACGTATCGCCGGGGGCCTAATCATCGCGCGTATCGGCTTCGCGATGCTGAACGCTCAGCCCGAAAACGCAATGTCCGACGAACTGCGAGACGAAGCCGTGAGGAAGGACGATGTCGCCTTCTCTCCTCTGGCCATGCCCATGCTCAGCGGTGCGGGTTCCATCGCCGTCACGATCGGTATGGCGGCGGAGGCTGGCGGAGCAGACGAGACGCTGGCGATTATCGTGGGCATTGGTTTAGTCGCGTTCGTTTCATGGCTGGTGCTGCGTGCCTCTGGCAGGGTGGTGCGCGTGCTGGGAGCGACGGGCATGAACGCGATGGGACGGATCTTGGGCTTCCTGCTCGTCTGCACGGCCATTCAGTTCATTGTGGACGGAGCCCACCAGCTTCTATCGAGCCCTGAGTTCATGGCCCCTATTATGGACGCGATTGGGGCCTGA
- a CDS encoding NAD(P)H-dependent oxidoreductase has product MSKTYKIAVIVGSLRKESINQKAAEALVSLASSHLEFSFVDIGDLALYNADADSTDVPASWKHFRKQVSNMDAVLFVTPEYNRSVPGVLKNAIDVGSRPYGQSVWSKKPAAVVSVSPGAIGGFGANHHLRQMLVFLDMPVLQQPEAYIGDGANLFDEQGEFKSNDTRAFFKRVIDAFTHWIERTAFES; this is encoded by the coding sequence ATGTCCAAGACCTACAAGATAGCAGTCATCGTCGGTAGCCTGCGCAAAGAATCGATCAATCAAAAAGCTGCCGAGGCGCTGGTCAGTCTCGCTTCTTCGCATCTCGAATTCAGCTTTGTCGATATTGGCGACTTGGCGCTGTACAACGCGGATGCGGACTCGACGGACGTACCCGCGTCCTGGAAACACTTTCGCAAGCAAGTGTCGAACATGGATGCGGTGCTATTCGTCACCCCGGAGTACAACCGCTCGGTGCCGGGCGTGCTCAAGAACGCCATCGACGTCGGCTCCCGCCCATACGGCCAGAGCGTGTGGTCGAAGAAGCCGGCCGCCGTGGTGAGCGTATCGCCGGGCGCAATCGGGGGCTTCGGAGCCAATCATCACCTGCGCCAGATGCTCGTGTTTCTCGACATGCCGGTTCTGCAACAGCCGGAGGCCTACATCGGGGACGGCGCCAACCTCTTTGACGAGCAGGGTGAGTTCAAGAGTAACGATACCCGCGCGTTCTTCAAGCGAGTCATCGACGCTTTCACACACTGGATCGAACGCACGGCTTTCGAGTCGTGA
- a CDS encoding transposase: MPNTHWFTSLAQLRSILTAWLCDYNELRPHSALGGLSPNAFLRHQQAA; this comes from the coding sequence ATGCCTAATACCCATTGGTTTACAAGCCTTGCCCAGCTACGAAGCATACTGACCGCGTGGCTTTGCGACTACAACGAATTGCGGCCGCATTCCGCCTTAGGCGGCTTGAGTCCTAACGCCTTCTTGAGACACCAGCAGGCCGCATGA
- a CDS encoding acetoin reductase — MNIEGKVALVTGAGQGIGKAIALRLATDGAHIAIVDLNEQKMTEVADEVSRMGRKTTIFRADVSNREEVINAVNHAEKQLGGFDIIVNNAGIAQVQPLLEVTAEEVDGIFRINVNGVLWGVQAAAKKFIERKQKGKIINAASIAGHDSFPMLGVYSATKFAVRALTQAAAQEFASSGITVNAYCPGIVGTGMWTEIDKRFSELTGAPIGETYKKYVGGIALGRAQTPKDVAAFVSFLAGPDSDYMTGQSAIIDGGLVYR; from the coding sequence ATGAATATCGAAGGAAAAGTGGCTTTAGTCACTGGCGCAGGGCAAGGAATAGGGAAGGCCATCGCATTAAGACTAGCAACAGACGGCGCTCACATTGCAATCGTTGACCTCAACGAACAAAAAATGACAGAAGTTGCCGACGAAGTCAGTCGAATGGGAAGAAAAACAACAATTTTTCGAGCCGACGTTTCAAACCGTGAAGAAGTTATCAACGCTGTGAATCATGCTGAAAAACAACTCGGCGGGTTTGATATCATAGTCAATAACGCCGGTATCGCCCAGGTACAGCCTCTCTTAGAAGTCACTGCAGAGGAGGTTGATGGTATTTTTAGAATTAATGTCAATGGTGTTCTGTGGGGAGTGCAGGCTGCTGCGAAAAAGTTTATCGAGCGCAAACAAAAGGGAAAGATTATAAACGCCGCATCGATTGCAGGACACGACAGCTTTCCAATGCTCGGTGTATATTCAGCCACAAAATTTGCCGTCCGTGCACTTACACAAGCTGCGGCACAAGAGTTTGCAAGCTCGGGTATTACAGTCAACGCTTATTGCCCTGGTATCGTTGGTACTGGTATGTGGACAGAGATTGACAAAAGATTCTCAGAGCTTACAGGAGCTCCTATCGGAGAAACCTACAAGAAGTATGTGGGAGGTATCGCACTAGGGAGAGCACAAACACCAAAAGATGTAGCGGCATTTGTTTCTTTTCTTGCTGGTCCGGATTCAGATTACATGACAGGTCAATCCGCCATAATAGATGGTGGACTGGTTTACCGGTAA
- a CDS encoding AAA family ATPase yields the protein MATLHLMVGLPCSGKTTLARRLESELPALRLSLDEWHIRLFGQDAQELEHDARHRVIETILWDIACRGLELGTNVILDFGFWAREEREDYRARAHRVGASSEIHFLDVSADELMKRLKKRNFRPSLESFLISEDAMKPWIACFEKPNTDELKRRE from the coding sequence ATGGCTACTCTGCATTTGATGGTCGGACTTCCTTGTTCCGGAAAAACAACGCTCGCACGTAGGCTGGAATCTGAATTGCCGGCGCTTCGATTATCACTTGATGAATGGCACATACGGCTTTTCGGTCAAGATGCACAGGAGTTAGAGCACGACGCGCGGCATCGCGTAATCGAGACTATACTCTGGGATATAGCGTGCCGGGGGTTAGAATTGGGCACGAATGTCATCCTCGACTTTGGTTTTTGGGCCCGAGAAGAACGCGAAGATTATCGCGCGCGTGCACACCGAGTCGGAGCAAGTAGCGAAATACACTTTCTTGATGTCTCGGCAGATGAGCTGATGAAGCGGCTCAAAAAAAGAAATTTTCGACCTTCTCTCGAAAGCTTTCTTATTTCCGAAGACGCCATGAAGCCGTGGATCGCATGCTTCGAAAAGCCGAACACCGACGAGCTCAAGCGAAGAGAGTAA
- a CDS encoding nuclear transport factor 2 family protein, which yields MKKSATAVVEEMFSAFERADLDGLVGTVSDDTEWIYHGTKIIPKGVFRKKEGIRTFFQNILERTEIISFEAERFIADGNMVVVRGREHQRVKRSGRELKQEWVQIYTVENAEITKMEEFAASEEVK from the coding sequence ATGAAGAAGTCGGCCACGGCAGTCGTCGAAGAAATGTTCTCCGCATTTGAACGCGCCGACCTAGACGGACTCGTCGGAACGGTTTCCGACGACACCGAGTGGATCTACCACGGGACGAAAATCATCCCGAAGGGTGTGTTCCGAAAGAAAGAAGGCATCCGAACCTTCTTCCAGAACATTCTCGAGAGGACCGAAATCATCAGCTTTGAGGCCGAGCGGTTCATCGCAGACGGCAACATGGTCGTCGTGCGTGGTCGGGAGCATCAAAGGGTCAAACGGTCGGGTCGAGAGCTGAAGCAGGAATGGGTTCAGATATACACCGTTGAGAACGCTGAAATTACGAAGATGGAAGAGTTCGCCGCGTCGGAAGAAGTGAAATGA
- the acnA gene encoding aconitate hydratase AcnA encodes MDHDPLGITSTLITDGGFTKYTSLARLAERVGADIAGLPHTVKILLENIARRAKSRDVSETDVEALAKWPDGNDASLAFMPARVLMQDFTGVPAVVDLAAMRSSLARLGSEPKRVNPFVPVDLVIDHSVQVDRFGSEDAYAANLEWEYRRNQERYALLNWAQQAFDEFRVVPPGMGICHQVNLEHLARVVKQRDGWAFPDTLVGTDSHTPMVNGLGVLGWGVGGIEAEAAMLGQPMFLPKPIVVGVRTRGTLPAGTTATDLVLTLVQMLRKHGVVGKFVEFFGSGLSNLSIADRATLSNMSPEFGATATLFPVDSNTLRYLTLTGRGASVHLVERYMKEQGLFRTDTDPEPRFDEVLDLDLSAVEPSLAGPKRPQDRVALSAVRESFNSGASAEVNAKDIARLVAESCAASGEFLKAAPEPLKDPGTAELVNHGSVVIAAITSCTNTSNPSVMIAAGLIAKKAVEAGLKCQPWVKTSLAPGSRVVTQYLERAGLTRYLDALGFNLVGYGCTTCIGNSGPLPEEIAKVVDEKDLSVVAVLSGNRNYEGRIHSQVKASYLASPPLCVAYALVGTVLCDLSVDPLGAGKDGKPVYLADIWPAADEIESLVTSSVRAEQFDLEYGRIFDGDEKWRSMPAPKGTLFDWRDDSTYVREPPFFIEFAETPAEPANIEGAHVLAILGDSVTTDHISPAGAIASDSTAGRYLLEHQVPVAEFNSFGSRRGNHEVMMRGTFGNNRLRNLMVPDTVGPWTVHVPSGDKMSIYDAAMRYEGSPLIVIAGREYGAGSSRDWAAKGAALLGIKAIIAESYERIHRSNLVCMGVLPLQFKPGDSAKSLGLTGSETFTVMGIDTGIEPRQSATVAVTRRDGTELVFDAVVRIDAPAEVEYFRHGGILQMVQRALRAD; translated from the coding sequence ATGGACCACGACCCGCTAGGCATCACATCAACCCTGATTACGGATGGGGGATTTACGAAGTACACGAGCCTCGCCAGGCTCGCGGAGAGAGTCGGCGCGGATATCGCTGGACTACCGCATACGGTCAAGATCCTGTTGGAGAACATCGCGCGACGGGCCAAGAGCAGGGATGTTTCAGAGACCGACGTCGAAGCACTTGCGAAGTGGCCCGATGGCAACGACGCATCGCTCGCGTTCATGCCGGCGCGGGTGTTGATGCAGGATTTCACCGGCGTCCCGGCCGTAGTCGACCTCGCTGCGATGAGAAGCAGTTTGGCGCGCTTGGGTAGCGAGCCGAAGCGGGTGAACCCTTTCGTTCCGGTCGATCTCGTGATCGACCACTCGGTTCAGGTGGATCGTTTCGGCAGTGAGGATGCGTATGCCGCAAACCTCGAGTGGGAATACCGACGCAACCAGGAACGTTACGCGCTGTTGAATTGGGCGCAGCAGGCGTTCGACGAGTTTCGCGTGGTGCCGCCCGGTATGGGCATCTGCCACCAGGTCAACCTGGAGCACCTCGCCCGAGTGGTGAAACAACGCGACGGATGGGCGTTCCCCGACACATTGGTCGGGACGGACTCGCACACTCCGATGGTCAATGGTCTCGGTGTCCTGGGATGGGGTGTGGGTGGGATCGAAGCCGAAGCGGCGATGCTCGGTCAGCCCATGTTCCTGCCGAAGCCGATCGTCGTGGGTGTCCGGACGCGTGGAACTTTGCCGGCGGGCACGACGGCCACGGACCTGGTCCTGACGCTCGTACAAATGCTCCGGAAACACGGTGTCGTGGGTAAGTTCGTCGAGTTTTTCGGATCCGGGTTGAGCAACTTGAGCATCGCCGACCGCGCGACGCTCTCAAACATGTCGCCGGAGTTTGGCGCGACAGCAACTCTTTTCCCGGTCGATTCGAACACGTTGAGGTACCTGACGCTCACCGGACGCGGTGCGAGTGTCCATCTGGTCGAGCGATACATGAAGGAGCAGGGTCTGTTTCGAACCGACACCGATCCCGAGCCACGTTTCGACGAAGTGCTCGACCTCGATCTGAGTGCCGTCGAGCCGAGTTTGGCGGGCCCCAAGCGACCGCAGGACCGGGTCGCACTTTCCGCTGTCCGGGAGTCTTTCAATTCAGGTGCCTCGGCAGAGGTAAACGCGAAGGACATTGCACGACTCGTTGCGGAGAGTTGTGCCGCGAGCGGTGAGTTTCTCAAGGCTGCGCCAGAGCCGTTAAAGGATCCGGGCACCGCCGAGCTCGTCAACCATGGCTCCGTCGTCATTGCCGCCATCACCAGTTGCACCAACACTTCCAATCCGTCGGTCATGATCGCCGCTGGCCTCATCGCCAAGAAGGCGGTCGAAGCTGGCTTGAAGTGTCAGCCCTGGGTCAAGACCTCCCTCGCCCCGGGATCGCGCGTCGTCACCCAGTACCTAGAGCGAGCCGGGCTCACCCGCTACCTCGATGCGCTTGGCTTCAACCTCGTCGGCTACGGCTGCACGACTTGCATCGGCAACTCGGGCCCTCTGCCCGAGGAGATCGCCAAAGTCGTCGACGAGAAAGATCTCTCGGTTGTGGCCGTGCTCTCCGGAAACCGAAACTACGAAGGTCGGATCCACTCCCAAGTGAAGGCGAGCTACCTCGCATCGCCACCGCTATGCGTCGCCTACGCACTGGTGGGCACCGTGCTCTGCGACCTGAGCGTGGACCCTCTGGGTGCGGGCAAAGACGGCAAGCCCGTCTACCTTGCGGACATCTGGCCGGCGGCTGATGAGATCGAATCGCTCGTCACCTCGTCGGTCCGCGCGGAGCAGTTCGATCTCGAGTATGGACGTATCTTCGACGGCGATGAGAAGTGGAGGAGCATGCCGGCGCCGAAGGGCACCTTGTTCGACTGGCGCGACGATTCGACCTACGTGCGCGAGCCACCTTTTTTCATCGAGTTCGCGGAAACCCCGGCAGAGCCCGCGAACATTGAAGGCGCACACGTGCTTGCCATACTGGGCGATTCGGTGACCACCGACCACATCTCACCGGCTGGCGCCATCGCCAGCGACTCGACCGCTGGACGCTATCTCCTCGAGCACCAGGTACCCGTGGCCGAGTTCAACAGCTTTGGTTCCCGGCGCGGAAACCACGAAGTCATGATGCGCGGCACGTTCGGCAACAATCGGCTCCGCAATTTGATGGTGCCAGACACGGTCGGACCTTGGACCGTGCACGTGCCGAGCGGCGACAAGATGAGCATTTACGATGCAGCAATGCGCTACGAAGGTTCACCCTTGATCGTCATCGCGGGGCGCGAGTACGGAGCGGGGAGCTCACGCGATTGGGCCGCGAAGGGCGCCGCATTGCTCGGCATCAAAGCGATCATCGCCGAAAGCTACGAGCGGATTCACCGCAGCAATCTCGTATGCATGGGGGTGCTGCCCTTGCAATTCAAACCCGGCGACTCGGCGAAGTCGCTGGGCCTGACCGGCAGCGAGACGTTCACCGTCATGGGAATTGATACGGGCATCGAGCCACGCCAGAGCGCGACGGTGGCTGTGACTCGACGAGATGGAACCGAGCTAGTGTTCGACGCGGTGGTGAGGATTGATGCGCCGGCCGAGGTCGAATACTTCCGCCACGGCGGAATCCTCCAGATGGTCCAGCGCGCGTTGCGCGCGGACTAG
- a CDS encoding glycosyltransferase family 39 protein, with amino-acid sequence MPLLLFQIFSRFRGERASWWIVFGVVGLVFIGQARLIDGSHPYPQHVDERYVLRPAKRILQTGSLNPKFFKYPSLPIYAAAIAMSAGFVWENSQPGPFQKIKNIGDVTPPYYTMPRVCLVPRLMFCFFGCLALLWAGMVGKQLYSHASLALVPIVLATVPEFLHRSWSYVNVDILLASLVLLTFMSLSTTAHRNCYWFRCCLPGILVGACIATKYTGALMFLPAALTIWLFDRKQRIQKTLVLGLCSVGFFVVFTPFSVLDVPAFLNDMSFENWHYKVRGHHRHNVEPGVPNFIDYGKDLLNIYGILGTVLAIVGLIASFRRNWRFTLIVFVTTLTMVAFLSGYRVHFTRNILSVMAVVAVFIGIGIAASFELISNFLKRIPRPFDARWMDFTSGLIVLMICMSALPWHDVALAYRRPPDSRNLFVPWAMTSQTNDTQLVIPTSLKMDFRSLEAHFRVISVDLESPSETSRILPELSKGRTILLIPGYSPRGKWIGRAVQAEREGLLKLGAAKIIKRFGNTPVIPSPKRNLADPLFYVAVMQ; translated from the coding sequence ATGCCCCTTTTGCTTTTTCAGATATTCTCGCGGTTTAGAGGTGAGCGCGCCTCGTGGTGGATAGTCTTTGGTGTTGTGGGGTTGGTTTTTATTGGTCAAGCCCGCTTGATTGACGGCAGTCATCCCTATCCACAACACGTCGATGAACGATATGTTCTAAGACCGGCAAAACGTATTTTGCAGACAGGCAGTCTTAATCCGAAGTTCTTTAAATATCCTTCATTGCCTATCTATGCCGCGGCCATTGCTATGAGTGCAGGTTTTGTTTGGGAGAATTCCCAACCGGGCCCTTTTCAGAAAATTAAAAACATCGGCGATGTGACACCGCCATATTATACCATGCCACGTGTATGTCTTGTTCCGCGCCTGATGTTCTGTTTTTTCGGATGTTTAGCATTGCTTTGGGCCGGCATGGTAGGAAAGCAGTTGTACAGCCACGCATCGCTAGCCCTCGTGCCGATTGTCTTGGCAACTGTTCCAGAGTTCCTCCACCGATCATGGTCATACGTGAACGTTGATATATTACTGGCTAGTCTTGTTCTTCTAACTTTCATGTCGTTATCGACAACGGCTCACCGGAATTGCTACTGGTTTAGATGTTGTCTGCCTGGGATTTTAGTGGGAGCGTGTATAGCCACCAAATACACGGGAGCGCTTATGTTCCTACCCGCAGCGCTTACTATCTGGTTGTTTGATCGTAAGCAGCGCATCCAGAAAACATTAGTCCTAGGCTTATGCTCGGTCGGATTCTTTGTTGTTTTCACACCATTCAGTGTACTGGACGTGCCCGCTTTTCTAAATGACATGTCCTTCGAAAACTGGCACTATAAAGTTCGTGGCCACCATCGTCACAATGTAGAGCCAGGGGTTCCAAATTTCATCGACTACGGAAAGGACCTTCTGAATATTTATGGAATACTGGGCACTGTTCTTGCCATCGTTGGGTTGATCGCTTCGTTTCGCCGCAATTGGCGCTTCACGCTCATTGTTTTTGTGACGACTCTAACAATGGTGGCTTTTCTCAGTGGCTATCGCGTGCATTTCACGCGCAACATTCTGAGTGTGATGGCGGTTGTCGCAGTATTTATCGGCATTGGAATCGCTGCATCATTTGAGCTAATCTCCAATTTTTTGAAACGAATACCTCGTCCCTTTGATGCGCGCTGGATGGATTTCACTTCGGGTTTGATTGTCTTGATGATTTGCATGAGCGCCTTGCCCTGGCATGACGTGGCGCTGGCTTATCGCCGCCCACCAGATTCAAGAAACCTATTTGTCCCTTGGGCCATGACCTCGCAAACAAACGATACACAATTGGTCATTCCTACCAGTCTGAAGATGGATTTCCGATCCCTTGAAGCTCACTTCAGAGTTATTTCAGTAGATTTAGAAAGTCCTTCGGAAACATCGCGCATTCTACCCGAGCTCTCAAAGGGACGGACTATTCTACTCATCCCGGGATATAGCCCGCGAGGTAAGTGGATAGGCCGCGCTGTCCAAGCAGAGAGAGAAGGGCTTCTGAAGCTAGGTGCTGCAAAAATAATCAAGAGGTTTGGCAATACACCCGTAATTCCATCACCGAAGCGGAATCTAGCGGACCCTCTATTTTACGTAGCAGTAATGCAGTAA